A section of the Ruania halotolerans genome encodes:
- the atpB gene encoding F0F1 ATP synthase subunit A has translation MLPGAQLWVHEPDVPGESTLSTAAIAAPILAEGEDSSGFHAPGIEEFFPAALFGSTDLGSFWGFDRIMLVRFIVVAILLLLLWLATRKSSLVPSRGQSIVELGVQFVRVQIGEQILGKERARPYLGMLTVIFFTVLAMNLAGVVPFLNIAGTSRVGLPLVLALWVFFVYLAAGVRKHGIGKYLKSQLFPPGIPWPAYILITPIEALQVFVLRPATLTIRLLANMMAGHLMLVLCFAATNFLLLEGGGLIKITGLLAFAGGIFITLFEVFVALLQAYIFTLLSAIYVNFALEEEH, from the coding sequence ATGCTGCCCGGAGCGCAGCTGTGGGTCCACGAGCCCGATGTTCCTGGGGAGAGCACCCTGTCCACCGCAGCCATTGCCGCGCCAATCCTTGCCGAAGGCGAGGACAGCAGCGGCTTCCACGCCCCCGGAATCGAAGAGTTCTTCCCGGCCGCGTTGTTCGGCAGCACCGACCTCGGCTCCTTCTGGGGATTCGATCGGATCATGCTGGTCCGGTTCATCGTCGTGGCCATCCTCCTGTTGCTGCTCTGGTTGGCCACGCGCAAGTCCTCGCTGGTGCCCAGCCGCGGACAGAGCATCGTCGAACTCGGCGTTCAGTTCGTCCGGGTGCAGATCGGCGAGCAGATCCTCGGCAAGGAGCGTGCGCGCCCCTATCTCGGCATGCTGACCGTGATCTTCTTCACGGTGCTCGCGATGAACCTGGCCGGTGTGGTGCCGTTCCTCAACATCGCCGGTACCTCACGCGTGGGGTTGCCGCTCGTCCTCGCCTTGTGGGTGTTCTTCGTCTACCTGGCTGCCGGTGTGCGCAAGCACGGCATCGGCAAGTACCTGAAGTCACAGCTCTTCCCCCCGGGGATCCCGTGGCCCGCGTACATCCTGATCACTCCGATCGAGGCACTGCAGGTGTTCGTGCTCCGGCCGGCCACCCTGACGATCCGGCTCCTGGCGAACATGATGGCCGGGCACCTGATGCTGGTGCTGTGCTTCGCCGCCACGAACTTCCTGCTGCTCGAGGGCGGTGGGCTGATCAAGATCACCGGCCTGCTGGCCTTCGCCGGCGGCATCTTCATCACCCTGTTCGAGGTCTTCGTGGCCTTGCTGCAGGCGTACATCTTCACCCTGCTCTCCGCGATCTACGTGAACTTCGCACTCGAAGAGGAACACTGA
- the atpE gene encoding ATP synthase F0 subunit C, which yields MEGNLATVGYGLATIGPGVGLGIMIGQTQVATARQPEVAGRLFTNMMIGAALIEVLGLLGLVAGLMF from the coding sequence GTGGAAGGCAATCTCGCAACTGTCGGTTACGGTCTCGCCACGATCGGCCCCGGTGTCGGTCTCGGCATCATGATCGGTCAGACCCAGGTGGCCACGGCCCGCCAGCCCGAAGTGGCCGGTCGGCTCTTCACCAACATGATGATCGGTGCAGCGCTCATCGAGGTGCTCGGTCTGCTCGGCCTCGTCGCCGGGCTGATGTTCTGA
- a CDS encoding F0F1 ATP synthase subunit B — MITAHETPNPLLPAGYDIVWSLVVTVVIAIFFFKYLLPKLNAILDERAAKIEGGLQLAEKAQAEAAEAKTQVERELVAARKEAAGIREEAVNDGSQILAESKAKAQAEATRIAENAQRQIEAERQSAIVSLRSEVGTLATELASRIVGESLADDARQSRVVDRFLSELDGTMNAPAGASASSSTGASAEASVPSSTSTSAEASAQPEA; from the coding sequence ATGATCACCGCACACGAGACGCCGAACCCGCTGCTGCCGGCCGGCTACGACATCGTCTGGTCGCTCGTCGTCACGGTCGTCATCGCGATCTTCTTCTTCAAGTACCTCTTGCCGAAGTTGAACGCGATTCTCGACGAACGTGCCGCCAAGATCGAAGGTGGCCTGCAGCTCGCTGAGAAGGCGCAGGCTGAGGCCGCCGAGGCCAAGACGCAGGTCGAACGTGAGCTGGTCGCCGCCCGGAAGGAAGCAGCCGGGATCCGTGAGGAAGCCGTCAATGACGGTTCACAGATCCTTGCCGAGTCGAAGGCGAAGGCCCAGGCCGAGGCCACCCGGATCGCGGAGAACGCGCAGCGTCAGATTGAAGCTGAGCGGCAGTCCGCGATTGTCTCGCTGCGCAGCGAGGTGGGCACGCTGGCCACTGAGCTCGCCTCCCGGATCGTGGGCGAGTCCCTCGCTGACGACGCACGCCAGTCCCGGGTGGTGGACCGCTTCCTGAGCGAACTCGACGGCACGATGAATGCTCCGGCAGGGGCATCGGCATCGAGTTCGACGGGTGCCTCCGCCGAGGCGTCGGTACCGAGTTCGACGAGCACCTCCGCCGAGGCCTCGGCACAGCCGGAGGCGTGA
- a CDS encoding F0F1 ATP synthase subunit delta, protein MRANSQSSTDAARERFDSVLRAAGESADALGTELFAVVDVLDSSATLRRALTDPSREGADKAQVVADVFGGKVSSDVEDLLAGLARARWSADQDIADAVEILGTDALLASAESAGTLLDVETQIFSVIRLLAANRELRLALSDTSRAVQDRTRLLDNVTDGRVAPQTSTLIERALGNRRAPTLTAGLVRLNEAAAARRQQLVATVTAAVPLNEGQLDRLSDILHRAYGRGVQLNVAVEPSVVGGVRIQIGDEVVDATMLSRLDEARRRLAG, encoded by the coding sequence ATGCGCGCGAACAGCCAGTCCTCCACCGACGCGGCCCGGGAGCGATTCGACTCCGTGCTGCGCGCGGCTGGAGAGTCCGCCGATGCCCTCGGCACGGAGCTGTTCGCCGTCGTGGACGTCCTGGACTCCTCGGCCACCCTGCGGCGCGCGCTGACCGATCCCTCGCGGGAGGGTGCGGACAAGGCGCAGGTGGTCGCCGATGTGTTCGGCGGCAAAGTCAGTTCTGACGTCGAGGACCTGCTGGCCGGGCTCGCACGTGCGCGCTGGTCGGCCGATCAGGACATCGCGGACGCGGTCGAGATCCTCGGGACTGACGCGCTGCTAGCCAGCGCCGAATCTGCGGGGACGCTGCTGGATGTGGAGACGCAGATCTTCTCGGTGATCCGGCTCCTCGCGGCGAACCGCGAGTTGCGCCTGGCCCTGTCGGACACCTCGCGTGCAGTGCAGGATCGAACCCGGCTGCTCGACAACGTCACGGACGGTCGCGTTGCTCCGCAGACATCCACGCTGATCGAGCGCGCGCTCGGCAACCGCCGCGCCCCGACTCTGACAGCCGGTCTGGTACGCCTGAACGAGGCTGCCGCGGCCCGCCGCCAGCAGTTGGTGGCGACCGTGACGGCAGCCGTCCCGCTCAACGAGGGTCAACTCGACCGGTTGAGTGACATCCTGCACCGCGCCTACGGGCGTGGCGTGCAGCTCAACGTGGCTGTGGAGCCGAGCGTCGTGGGTGGCGTGCGGATCCAGATCGGTGACGAGGTCGTAGACGCGACCATGCTCAGCCGCCTCGACGAGGCTCGCCGGCGCCTGGCCGGTTGA
- the atpA gene encoding F0F1 ATP synthase subunit alpha, which translates to MAELTIKPEEIRAALDSFVDSYEPSTSAAEEVGTVTLAADGIAEVEGLPGVMANELLTFEDGTLGLALNLNVRTIGVVVLGEFSGIEQGQSVRRTGEVLSVPVGDGYLGRVVDPLGNAIDGLGEIATDGRRALELQAAGVMERKSVHEPLQTGLKSIDAMIPIGRGQRQLIIGDRQTGKTAIALDTIINQKANWDSGDPEKQVRCIYVAIGQKGSTIASVRGALDEAGALEYTTIVAAPASDAAGFKYIAPYTGSAIGQHWMYQGKHVLIIFDDLSKQAEAYRAVSLLLRRPPGREAYPGDVFYLHSRLLERCAKLSDELGAGSMTGLPIIETKANDVSAYIPTNVISITDGQIFLQSDLFNANQRPAVDVGVSVSRVGGDAQIKAMKKVSGTLKIDLAQYRSLEAFAMFASDLDPTSRRQLTRGARLMELLKQPQYSPYNAEDQVVSIWAGTKGYFDDVELSDVRRFESELLDHVRRHTGVMDAIVSTGKFEEDTETELTAAVEKFRSSFLGSESSPVGEEVSDGDDVDVDQEQIVRQKRG; encoded by the coding sequence ATGGCTGAACTGACGATCAAGCCCGAGGAGATCCGGGCTGCGCTGGACAGCTTCGTGGACTCCTACGAGCCGTCCACGAGCGCGGCCGAGGAGGTCGGCACAGTCACCCTCGCGGCCGACGGTATCGCGGAGGTCGAGGGGCTGCCCGGTGTGATGGCGAACGAGCTGCTCACCTTCGAGGACGGTACGCTCGGCCTGGCGCTCAACCTGAACGTGCGGACCATCGGTGTGGTGGTACTCGGTGAGTTCAGCGGCATCGAACAGGGGCAGAGCGTGCGCCGGACCGGCGAGGTGCTCTCAGTGCCGGTCGGCGATGGGTACCTCGGACGCGTGGTGGACCCGCTCGGCAACGCGATCGACGGGCTCGGTGAGATCGCCACCGACGGGCGCCGCGCCCTCGAGCTGCAGGCTGCTGGCGTGATGGAGCGCAAGAGTGTGCACGAACCGCTGCAGACCGGGCTGAAGTCGATCGATGCGATGATCCCGATCGGTCGCGGTCAGCGCCAGCTGATCATCGGCGACCGGCAGACCGGGAAGACGGCGATCGCGCTCGACACGATTATCAACCAGAAGGCCAACTGGGACAGCGGCGATCCCGAGAAGCAGGTGCGCTGCATCTACGTCGCGATCGGGCAGAAGGGCTCCACCATCGCCTCCGTGCGCGGTGCGCTCGACGAGGCAGGGGCACTGGAATACACCACGATCGTGGCGGCGCCGGCCTCCGACGCGGCCGGCTTCAAGTACATCGCCCCGTACACCGGATCGGCCATCGGCCAGCACTGGATGTACCAGGGCAAGCACGTACTGATCATCTTCGACGACCTGTCCAAGCAGGCCGAGGCCTACCGCGCCGTCTCGCTGTTGCTGCGCCGCCCGCCGGGCCGTGAGGCCTACCCGGGTGACGTGTTCTACCTGCACTCCCGGCTGCTCGAGCGTTGTGCGAAGCTCTCCGACGAGCTCGGCGCCGGTTCGATGACCGGCCTGCCGATCATCGAGACCAAGGCGAACGACGTCTCGGCCTACATCCCGACGAACGTCATCTCCATCACCGATGGTCAGATCTTCCTCCAGTCGGACCTGTTCAACGCCAACCAGCGCCCCGCCGTCGACGTGGGTGTCTCGGTCTCCCGAGTCGGTGGTGACGCGCAGATCAAGGCGATGAAGAAGGTCTCCGGAACGCTGAAGATCGACTTGGCGCAGTACCGCTCGCTGGAGGCGTTCGCAATGTTCGCCTCTGACCTCGACCCGACGTCACGCCGTCAGCTCACCCGGGGCGCACGCCTCATGGAGTTGCTCAAGCAGCCGCAGTACAGCCCGTACAACGCCGAAGACCAGGTCGTCTCGATCTGGGCCGGCACCAAGGGATACTTCGACGATGTCGAGCTCTCCGACGTGCGCCGCTTCGAGTCTGAGCTACTCGACCACGTCCGCCGCCACACCGGCGTGATGGACGCGATCGTCAGCACGGGCAAGTTCGAGGAGGACACCGAGACCGAGCTCACCGCCGCGGTGGAGAAGTTCCGCTCGTCCTTCCTCGGCTCCGAGTCCTCCCCGGTCGGCGAGGAAGTCTCCGACGGAGACGACGTCGACGTCGACCAGGAGCAGATCGTCCGGCAGAAGCGGGGCTGA
- a CDS encoding F0F1 ATP synthase subunit gamma — protein MGAQQRIYKQRIRSTQTLKKMFRAMELIAASRIGKARDRAVKASPYARAITRAVSAVSTHADIEHPLTSERTDTNRASVLVITADRGQAGAYSASVLREAERLRLQLEEEGKEVALYVTGRRGVNYYQFRRREIVRSWTGDSDNPALETAEEIGNVLLEAFQAPVDDGGVAELHVVFTQFKSMVAQEPQVIRLLPLEVVDGVAPAGEKALPLYEFEPSAEGVLDALLPRYIRSRLFNALLQAAASELAARQRAMNTATKNAEDIIRKYTRLANQARQAEITQEISEIVSGADALAAS, from the coding sequence ATGGGCGCCCAGCAGCGGATCTATAAGCAGAGGATCAGGTCGACTCAGACCCTGAAGAAGATGTTCCGCGCCATGGAGCTCATTGCCGCCTCTCGGATCGGCAAGGCACGGGACCGCGCAGTCAAGGCAAGCCCGTACGCACGCGCGATCACTCGGGCGGTCTCGGCCGTGTCCACCCACGCCGATATCGAGCATCCGCTCACCTCCGAGCGGACCGACACCAACCGGGCCTCCGTCCTTGTCATCACAGCGGACCGTGGTCAGGCGGGAGCGTACTCCGCAAGCGTGCTACGCGAGGCCGAGCGCCTGCGCCTGCAGCTCGAGGAAGAGGGCAAGGAAGTCGCCCTTTACGTGACGGGTCGGCGCGGCGTGAACTACTACCAGTTCCGCCGCCGCGAGATCGTGCGGAGCTGGACCGGGGACTCCGACAACCCGGCGCTGGAGACCGCCGAGGAGATCGGCAACGTCTTGCTGGAGGCCTTCCAGGCACCGGTGGACGACGGGGGCGTGGCCGAGCTGCACGTGGTCTTCACGCAGTTCAAGTCGATGGTCGCCCAGGAACCACAGGTCATCCGACTGCTCCCCCTGGAGGTCGTCGATGGCGTCGCTCCGGCCGGGGAGAAGGCACTCCCGCTCTATGAGTTCGAACCCTCCGCCGAGGGGGTCCTGGACGCGTTGTTGCCGCGGTACATCCGCAGCCGACTGTTCAACGCGTTGCTGCAGGCGGCGGCCTCGGAGCTCGCTGCCCGTCAGCGCGCGATGAACACGGCCACCAAGAACGCCGAGGACATCATCCGGAAGTACACCCGGCTTGCCAACCAGGCCCGGCAGGCCGAGATCACCCAGGAGATCAGCGAGATCGTCTCGGGTGCCGACGCCCTGGCCGCGAGCTGA
- the atpD gene encoding F0F1 ATP synthase subunit beta has protein sequence MTATATEAQASGAGEPGVGRIARVIGPVIDIEFPPDAIPEMYNALKTSVELPGQDAYEMTLEVAQHLGDNLVRAIALKPTDGLVRGSEVRDTGEPITVPVGDITKGKVFNVIGEALNLPEGETLEVSERWPIHRQPPAFDQLESKTQMFETGIKSIDLLTPYVQGGKIGLFGGAGVGKTVLIQEMIYRVAADHGGVSVFAGVGERTREGGDLIAEMDEAGVFEKTALVFGQMDEPPGTRLRVALSALTMAEYFRDVQKQDVLLFIDNIFRFTQAGSEVSTLLGRMPSAVGYQPNLADEMGLLQERITSTRGHSITSLQAIYVPADDYTDPAPATTFAHLDATTELSREIASRGLYPAIDPLASTSRILDPQYVGEEHYRVANQVKAILQKNKELQDIIAILGIDELSEEDKVTVNRARRIEQFLSQNTYMAEKFTGVAGSTVPLSETIEAFSKIAGGEFDHVPEQAFFNIGGLEDLEKNAARLRAED, from the coding sequence ATGACTGCTACCGCAACCGAGGCACAGGCCAGCGGCGCCGGCGAGCCCGGCGTGGGTCGGATCGCCCGCGTGATCGGCCCCGTGATCGATATCGAGTTCCCGCCGGACGCCATTCCGGAGATGTACAACGCCCTGAAGACCTCGGTGGAACTGCCGGGGCAGGACGCCTACGAGATGACGCTCGAGGTCGCCCAGCACCTGGGTGACAACCTGGTGCGTGCCATCGCCCTCAAGCCCACCGACGGCCTCGTGCGTGGCTCGGAGGTCCGAGACACGGGTGAACCCATCACGGTCCCGGTCGGTGACATCACCAAGGGCAAGGTCTTCAATGTCATCGGTGAAGCACTGAACCTGCCCGAGGGTGAGACCCTCGAGGTGAGCGAGCGCTGGCCGATCCACCGCCAGCCGCCGGCGTTCGACCAGCTCGAGTCGAAGACTCAGATGTTCGAGACCGGCATCAAGTCGATCGACCTGCTCACCCCATACGTGCAGGGTGGAAAGATCGGTCTGTTCGGTGGAGCCGGCGTCGGCAAGACGGTGCTCATCCAGGAGATGATCTACCGTGTGGCCGCCGATCACGGCGGTGTGTCCGTATTTGCTGGGGTTGGGGAGCGCACCCGTGAGGGTGGCGACCTCATTGCCGAGATGGACGAGGCCGGGGTCTTCGAGAAGACCGCCTTGGTCTTCGGTCAGATGGACGAGCCGCCAGGCACGCGTCTGCGCGTTGCGCTGTCCGCCCTGACCATGGCGGAGTACTTCCGCGATGTGCAGAAGCAGGACGTGCTGTTGTTCATCGACAACATCTTCCGGTTCACCCAGGCCGGTTCCGAGGTCTCCACGCTGCTTGGCCGGATGCCGTCCGCCGTGGGTTACCAGCCGAACCTTGCCGATGAGATGGGTCTGCTGCAGGAGCGCATCACCTCCACGCGTGGGCACTCCATCACCTCCCTGCAGGCCATTTACGTGCCAGCGGACGACTACACCGACCCCGCCCCGGCGACGACCTTCGCCCACTTGGACGCGACCACGGAACTCTCTCGCGAGATCGCATCTCGCGGTCTGTACCCCGCGATCGACCCGCTGGCCTCGACCTCGCGGATCCTCGACCCGCAGTACGTGGGTGAGGAGCACTACCGCGTGGCGAACCAGGTCAAGGCGATCCTGCAGAAGAACAAGGAACTGCAGGACATCATCGCCATCCTCGGTATCGACGAGCTGTCCGAAGAGGACAAGGTCACCGTGAACCGCGCTCGCCGCATCGAGCAGTTCCTCTCCCAGAACACCTACATGGCGGAGAAGTTCACCGGTGTGGCCGGCTCGACGGTGCCGCTCTCGGAGACCATCGAGGCCTTCAGCAAGATCGCCGGTGGCGAGTTCGATCACGTGCCCGAGCAGGCCTTCTTCAACATCGGTGGCCTCGAGGACCTCGAGAAGAACGCGGCCCGGTTGCGCGCTGAGGACTGA
- a CDS encoding F0F1 ATP synthase subunit epsilon gives MPLTVEMVSADRTWWSGEATSVGAPAADGDMGIRPGHQPVLAVLRPGMVRVHPADGEPVTMEVSGGFLSVDHDDVTIVVDPTTSADATGAGEN, from the coding sequence GTGCCGCTCACGGTGGAGATGGTCTCCGCGGACCGCACGTGGTGGTCCGGGGAGGCGACGAGCGTCGGTGCGCCGGCGGCGGACGGTGACATGGGGATCCGCCCAGGCCACCAGCCGGTACTAGCCGTGCTGCGCCCCGGCATGGTCCGGGTACATCCGGCTGATGGTGAGCCAGTGACCATGGAGGTCAGCGGAGGCTTCCTCTCGGTGGACCACGACGACGTGACGATCGTGGTGGACCCCACCACGTCGGCGGACGCCACGGGCGCTGGGGAGAACTGA
- a CDS encoding DUF2550 family protein, with protein sequence MRMVMVAVVVVIIAALLLGLLFFWRLRALGRRVGSFECAVHVHTRAHWKAGIAAYTRDHLDWYEVVSLSLRPTYRWGRRELDILDRHRRTLAGQAEPVSEVRCQYRGEEFRVVAEDGALDGLRSWLEAAPPDTSTSRIV encoded by the coding sequence ATGCGAATGGTGATGGTCGCCGTCGTTGTGGTGATCATCGCTGCCCTGCTGCTCGGTCTGCTCTTCTTCTGGCGCCTGCGCGCTCTGGGGCGCCGAGTCGGATCCTTCGAGTGCGCAGTGCACGTGCACACGCGCGCTCACTGGAAGGCCGGCATTGCGGCCTACACACGAGACCACCTCGATTGGTACGAGGTGGTCTCGTTGTCTTTACGGCCCACCTACCGGTGGGGTCGGCGGGAGTTGGACATCCTCGACCGTCATCGCCGGACGCTCGCCGGTCAGGCCGAGCCGGTGAGTGAGGTGCGCTGCCAGTACCGGGGTGAGGAGTTCCGGGTGGTTGCCGAGGACGGCGCACTGGACGGGCTGAGATCCTGGCTGGAGGCGGCGCCACCCGATACGAGCACTTCTCGTATCGTGTGA
- the nucS gene encoding endonuclease NucS: MRIVIAACSVDYTGRLTAHLPLATRVLMVKADGSVLVHSDGGSYKPLNWMSPPCTLTESEPTPEQREVGVQAVWTVQNTKSDDRLIVSVHELHAEHSYELGVDPGLVKDGVEAHLQKLLAEQIGLLGQGHSLIRREYPTAIGPVDILARGAAGHVAVEIKRRGDIDGVEQLTRYLDLLNRDPLLAPVEGVFAAQEIKPQARVLATDRGIRCVVLDYDAMRGIDDVDSRLF, from the coding sequence GTGAGGATCGTCATAGCGGCATGCTCGGTGGACTACACCGGGCGGCTGACTGCGCATCTGCCGTTGGCCACGCGGGTGCTCATGGTGAAGGCCGATGGATCCGTACTGGTGCACTCCGACGGCGGATCATACAAACCGCTGAACTGGATGTCCCCGCCGTGCACGCTCACCGAGTCCGAGCCGACTCCGGAGCAGCGTGAGGTCGGCGTCCAGGCCGTGTGGACGGTGCAGAACACCAAGTCCGATGATCGGCTCATCGTCTCCGTGCACGAGCTGCACGCTGAGCACTCCTACGAGCTGGGTGTGGACCCCGGGCTCGTCAAGGACGGGGTGGAGGCACACTTGCAGAAGCTGCTTGCCGAGCAGATCGGCCTGCTCGGCCAAGGCCACTCGCTGATCCGCCGCGAGTATCCGACGGCGATCGGCCCGGTGGACATCCTGGCCCGGGGGGCTGCCGGTCACGTGGCGGTGGAGATCAAGCGGCGCGGGGACATCGACGGAGTCGAACAGCTCACCCGCTATCTGGACTTGCTGAACCGCGATCCGCTGCTGGCGCCGGTCGAAGGGGTGTTCGCCGCCCAGGAGATCAAGCCACAGGCGCGGGTGCTGGCGACGGACCGGGGGATCCGGTGCGTGGTCCTCGACTATGACGCAATGCGTGGGATCGACGACGTCGATTCGCGCCTGTTCTGA
- a CDS encoding N-acetylglucosamine-6-phosphate deacetylase translates to MQAGQERVVRGRVVTPEGEIADGVVIADGDRLAWVGAADEAPGEYREAIAAVPAAPQAYVLPGLVDIHNHGGGGASIPAVQDIAEGLRAVNEHRRYGTTRMLASLVTAAPEVLLARVAVLADLADAGEIEGIHSEGPFLASARCGAQDPAFLIDGDPALVAAMAEAARGHLATMTVAPEVPGAGQVLDALCDVGALPSIGHTDASAPDTRAAVERLVARFGTDGRRPTVTHLFNGMRPLHHREPGPIPVVLAAARRGEVVLELIGDGVHLDPELVRDVVEIVGPQNVALVTDAMAAAGMADGDYRLGSLDVQVADGVARLVEGGSIAGGTAHLIDVVRISVAGGVPLADAVRSASLTPAEVLRSRLGADNSGALFGALRPGYQADVVVTDPDLQVQRVVRNGVDVPRER, encoded by the coding sequence ATGCAGGCAGGTCAGGAACGGGTCGTCCGCGGCCGGGTGGTCACGCCGGAGGGCGAGATCGCCGACGGCGTGGTGATTGCCGACGGCGACCGGCTCGCCTGGGTCGGTGCTGCCGACGAGGCGCCGGGCGAGTACCGCGAGGCGATCGCCGCTGTGCCGGCCGCACCGCAGGCGTACGTGCTCCCCGGGCTGGTGGACATCCACAACCACGGTGGTGGGGGTGCCAGCATCCCCGCAGTTCAGGACATCGCCGAAGGACTGCGCGCGGTGAACGAGCATCGTCGGTACGGCACCACCCGGATGCTCGCTTCGCTCGTGACGGCAGCGCCGGAGGTGCTGCTTGCCCGGGTGGCGGTACTCGCTGACCTGGCCGATGCCGGTGAGATCGAGGGGATCCACTCCGAAGGGCCCTTCCTGGCGAGCGCCCGCTGTGGTGCCCAGGATCCGGCGTTCCTCATCGACGGCGATCCCGCTCTGGTCGCTGCCATGGCGGAGGCCGCACGTGGTCATCTGGCCACGATGACTGTTGCTCCGGAGGTGCCGGGGGCCGGGCAGGTTCTCGATGCACTGTGTGACGTCGGCGCGCTGCCCTCCATCGGCCACACGGACGCCTCGGCACCCGACACCCGGGCCGCCGTCGAACGCCTCGTGGCTCGGTTCGGGACTGACGGCCGGCGACCCACAGTGACCCACCTGTTCAACGGGATGCGGCCGTTGCATCACCGCGAACCTGGACCCATCCCGGTGGTTCTTGCGGCCGCCCGCCGCGGCGAGGTCGTGCTGGAGCTCATCGGAGATGGTGTGCACCTGGATCCGGAGTTGGTGCGGGACGTGGTCGAGATCGTGGGGCCGCAGAACGTGGCGTTGGTGACCGATGCGATGGCCGCGGCGGGGATGGCCGACGGCGACTACCGGCTCGGCAGCCTCGACGTCCAGGTGGCCGACGGCGTGGCTCGCCTCGTCGAAGGCGGCTCCATTGCCGGCGGTACGGCTCACCTGATCGATGTGGTGCGGATCAGTGTGGCCGGGGGAGTGCCGCTTGCCGACGCCGTCCGCAGTGCCTCCCTCACTCCGGCCGAGGTGCTGCGATCACGCTTGGGTGCGGACAACTCTGGAGCGTTGTTCGGCGCCCTCCGGCCCGGCTATCAGGCCGATGTGGTCGTCACGGACCCCGATCTGCAGGTGCAGCGTGTGGTCCGCAACGGGGTCGACGTGCCGCGAGAGCGGTAG